The Vigna angularis cultivar LongXiaoDou No.4 chromosome 9, ASM1680809v1, whole genome shotgun sequence DNA window TTGTATACACTTCGTTTTCTTACCATATTGAGGTGGTCACTTCagaaaaaatgaacaaaatttagATGTTGTAAAAAAGAAGGATCCAAatgaacaaaatttacaaaaattgaaaatatattttacactaAAAAGATTGAGTTTCGCATGGAATAAAATGgacaaaaagtaaaaacaaaaaatatgatattaagtCAAAAAAATAAGAGCAATagaaaaaatctaaattaatagtgtgtttatcttgtaatactaatattttatcttttatatttataggttttacAAATAAGACAgggttatttttataatgattgtTAATGAATTCGTAATGGTCGTCAGAGACCttatttttacattatgttATGTGATTTAtcttaatgaattgaaattatatatatatatatttaacttttgtaaaatatatatgtattataggtttaatttaaaattaaatgtagcTAATGTTGGAGAAATAatagagtaaaaaaaatgagCTAACAGTGTGAATCGTTCTCTTTTTAATGAATGagtattttgttattattacgCTATTTTATTGGTCCATATGTATTTAAATAGTTACAAGGCTTaccatatttaaaaatataattaaaaaaataaaaaatatgaaagatggAAAAAATTCGTTATCTATATATGGTTGATAcatagtttttataattatggaataattttcataatatatacactattatcaattaaaatcaCAAACAAGTTTTCAAACTGGTTAATTCCCATAAATATATCATCATGAATtacttgtaattttatttaaattaaataaaacgaTTCTAAGttgtaatattttgtattaaataacaCATGAATATCTAGAATTTAGATTTCACACAAGGGGCGATTATTAATACATTATGGTGAAAACATGCtcgaattttattttctaagttaaaagattctcattatttttacaataaatatttgAGACTCTCTAGgataaattttacatatataaaataagttaaaattatatatatatatatatatatatatatatatatatatataatttttttttttaattttccgaCCACCATGATCTTCCAAAACTCTTGTGTAACATGAAACCCGTGTGAGTTGGGAACATGGACTTACCATGCTACTATTATTGTAcacaacaaaaatgaaaattccaCTACAAAATAAATgcataaataaaaaaggaaaattgaaAGGTTACAAAGACAGTTTTCTGTTCACtcaaacaaaggaaaaatataacCATATTCTCTTATTCCTTCTTGTTTTTCTCATGATCAACCCAAATTGCAGAGAAAGACTGTGCTCTTACTTAACATTTCTACCATTTCCTGTGCTCTAAAAGCTGTAagttcacacacacacacaacacacacatatatatatgtgtgtgtgtatatatatatatatatatatatatatatatatatatatatatatatatatgtgtgtgtgtgtgtgtgtatatatttctttttcaaactgTGGTTTGTATGAACTCCAAAAGTATGAATGAAAGGAATAGTGGGTAGGGAAATACTGTGAGATTTTTCTTTGTGTGCGAAAGAATAGAAGCTGTTTGTGCAAATCCATGTGCGATGCTTGAGGACAAGAATGTGGAATGTAAAAGGTGGTATTTGGGTGGTtggttttattttgattttacttTGATGATTTTGTGGATTGtgagtatttttgttttagtcttTTGGTTTGTGGGAATAccttgatttaaaaaaaaaggggagGGGGATTGTTTGGCTAAGTTGTGATTACTTCACCTcttcttatattatatattgaaaaaaagaaggaatGTAACAGTCTCTGGTTTCATTTTGTACTCCTTTGTGCATTGTTTTCTTACcttaatattttgatgttgGTTTAGGTCCACATATTGACTTCATAACTAAAGTGGTACTGCACATTGATGATTTTCAGTTTGAGTGTTTGACATGTTTAGTTATTGGTAATAATAATGAGTATATGATTGAAAGTAAGGCTGTGTGCAATCTGTATTGTCTTAAGACATGAAAACCTTGATTgctgatgaaagaaaaaggaaaacatgAACATGGGTGAAAAGTAGCATGAGGTGGAGATAATGGGACACTGAAAAGGTTTTACCTGGGACATGTCACAATGATGCAGGACAATGTACTAGTGGAGTTATaagtttagtttttctttttgtctgaTTCTCTTCTATCCTGCATTACAGCTTTTTAAAATCATGCCAAGTGCAatcatacaattttataatGACTTGTTCACACAGATGAATTGTGTTTACACATTTAAAAGctataaattgaatattttattctgAATGATGTGTTATTTTATATGTTCTTAGTTTACTGTCTCTGTGTCATATTTTAAGTATGTCAATCTAGGTTATGCCCTTATAAAGTGATGGACTGCTAAAACTTATATGTTTTCTGTTACACACTTTTTCTAACATAGCTTTGGACATCTAATGGCATCATCGGATGAAGAGGGTGAAATTATCCCAGTTGTTACCAGTTattggtttgaaaatgaaaaggagGATTTTGTGTCACTTTGTAGTTTGACATTGTTGTTTAGCATTAGTGAGACCGAATGTGACTTGGGAGAAAAAGTATTTTTGCGTGGCACAACCGATGATAGCCTGCAGAAAATTTACAAACAGATCACAGGATGGAGATTTGAACTTACCTATGAGCAGCCCGAGATTTCAGTGCTTTCAAAGGACCGAAATTGGATAACACTCCAAAGACCAAGGGAGTGTTTTGAAAGTACAATTAGGACAATCTTGGTCActgtatattttttacattttctaagAAGGAATCCAGAGGAATCTCAACTATCTATTTGGGACAAACTGAAGAAGGCCTTTAGGTGTGGATTTTCTTTTGTCCTTTGTACATTTGTGATCTGCCACATTCCATTCAATTAATTAATGCTATGAATGTTTTGAAGCGCATTTGATATCATACCATCTGTGAATGATATTCTAAATCATGTGAGTTTGATGAGAGAAGCTGTTAAAAGGGACAAAGATTTAGCAAAATCAAAGGTACGAAGTCCTGCATTGTTTTGATAAAATTAGAATACATTATAAGAAATACATCTATTCCATATGCATGCACTAGATGTCTGTATAAACTATGCAGTTGATAGAAGCAACTGATATGCATCCCTCTGTATTTCTAAAGTTTTTAGTCATTGTATTTGTCCCACGTAATtgagattttatgtttttagtcATTGCATTTATCCCACGTAATTgagattttatgttttattgtcTGAAAATGTAACTGGTACGATATTTTTCATTGCTGGTAGCAATGTCTGCACCAGATAGCTGCAGTTTTAAAAACATCTAATAGATTCACAACAATTTTGATGATACCtacaaaaatctaaaattctTCCCATAGAATGACAGACTTATAGTTTAGTAGCACTGTATTGTTTTGGGTTTTCATTAGCCTTTGTGTGAAGTGATTACCATTTATTTGAAAGGCATAATAGAAGGTTGTTTTGGTTCTAGTGCTGCCAAGTTAACTCCTTTGATTTTGGGCAATCCCAGGTTTGTTTATAAGCTTGGATTCACATGAATATGAATGATTTACCATCTAATTCATTTATCTTCTAAAGTACTGTGTTGAATTACATCTTATACTACTTTTTGAGCTATGTGTCCACGTTCAATACGAATACATTATTCGATGTTTAGCTTGCACAATGTATCTTTGAATTCCTTTGTAAATGATATTTATCacaaatctttatttattttaatggaCAGTACCTGCGTGATTTAATGGAAAAGGGATGTTCAAATGAAGACTTCCATGAGTACAATGTAAAATTTGacctttttttactttttatctgTATTTGATCTTTGCAGTTCTTTCCTTTTCCATGTTAAGTTGTTTAATTAGCAGGATGTTCATCCTACAATGCAACCAAAATTTATTGTGGACTCAGGATGAGGAGAATGTACAATCTGATGAACTGAATCTCGTTGGAGAGCAAAATATTGGATATGATACTGTTTGTTCAATATGTGATAATGGTGGTGAAATACTTCCGTATGTCTTTGTCATATAACCATAAATAACTTATTAATTAAACCTTTTTGAACTTTTActtacatattatattttttctgttttaatgaTCAGTTGTGAAGGAAGTTGTTTGAGATCCTTCCATGCAACTAAAGAGGCTGGTATAGATGCATTTTGTGAATCTCTTGGCTACACCACTGCTCAAGTTAAGGTAAGTATATAGTGTTTTCCATCCGCTGTTACTATGTTTGAACAGTATAAGGGAAACAAAAGAGCAATGATGCACCGATAGGATACATATTTCGGATACGACATGTGTTTGATACGCCAATAcatgtattttgaaaataatagaatacgatatatatgtatattgaaaaatgtacaaaaattcttaaaaacataataaatatatatgattacaATTGTGTAAACCCAAATCAAATGTATTAGACGtttcaacataaaaatttataaattattatcatcataaaaGTATTATTGGTTTATGTTTTAGATACTTTATTGATAAGTATTGGTAAGGTAAAGTATCCTAAAGTATCGAATACATATATTTGTCGGATATGGATATGTGATACAAATTGAAGTATTGGTGTATCTTAGCAAAAgagtaatgaaaaaaataggaGGGAAGGAGAATAAAGAGGAGACAATTCTCCTCACTCTTCTATAAGAGAGAAAATTATGTTACTCTCCAATTTTGGACAGAACTgagtataaataaattattctctGAAAATAATTACCAAACTAATGAGAATGAGTATTTTTTATTAGCATATTCAATCCAAACAATGTGATGATgaatatctttctttttcatacCTTTTCCTCACATTTCATTTCCCACCTGTCTCCTTCCCATTTCATAATAAACTCCTTAACTCATGGCAgcattatttttcaataaaacttCAACTGTTGCTTGATAGAACCAAATCATAACTTTGCAGGCCTTTCCAAACTTTTACTGtcaaaattgtaaatataagCAGCATCAGTGCTTTGCATGTGGCAAATTGGGTTCATCTGATGTATCATCTAAAGCTGAGGTATAATTCAGATGCATTTTAGCTTTTGTATACATTGGATCCTGTCTTTCTCTACCTCAGGTAACATTTCATTCGAATAACATCCAGTGATGCATGTCGTCAGTTTTTCTTTCTGtaggttttctttttctgattaGTTAGTGTCCGGAAGCTATTCATCTTTATTTTGGGCAGTAGTAATAAAGTATGATATTGAAAGTTTTAGAACATTTGTTTGGTTTTCAAGCCTATCATTATTGGAACATTGGGATGTATATTGCTCATATGGAGTGGTGAGCTCCTTGAATTAATAATCACTATTAAAATGCTTAATCTGATTAAGGATTGTGTGGTGTTTAGGCTCAGAGATTATCTGATGGCTTGGTCAAATCGCAACCTTGTCTAATGAGGACCATCTGATCGCTAAATCTAGAGGAAACATTTTGTCTTATATTAGTTTGATGTGGATCATATCTTTTGAGAGTTCTTAATCTGTAAATTCTAAAGAGAACTGTATGTAGAGGAGAGTGCAGGGTTGAAATACTTGTATTCAGAGAGAAGAAAGGTGTGTGAACACTCTGTTTgtagaagagagtgagagaagagaaagaaagagaatcAATAGTGAAAAAGAGTGTGTGTGAAGCTTGGTGTTTGCTGGGTTTCTCTTTGATGTAGAAGGGGTAAGAACCAAGGGGTTACCTGTTATATGTTAGTGTGTATTGTTGTTTCATAGTGAAGCTACGTTCTCTCCTAGACGTAGACTACAATGGTTGAACAATGTAAACCTTGTTCTTCCTTTGTTACTATGTTACATTGTTTTTCTGTGTGTTTGTGCTTTGTGTTTTGTACATTCTTGCTTTGTTTTGGTTCAAGTGTTGTCTTAGTGTATCACCTTCTTCGGTCTTTTTACAACCAACAATTTGTTCATGTTCCTTaaggatatttttttcttttgtagttTGGAGtgcaattttgttttaaatgcTGAAATTAATTTACCTGCTTTTTGgcttataaaatttgtaaagtGCACAAAAACTATCATGTTTGTTTCTTCTTAGGTATTTCCTTGTGTTACTGCAAATTGCGGTCACTACTACCATCCTGACTGTGTAGCAAGGCTTCTCTCCCATGGCATTGACACCGAGCAAGAGGAAATGGGAAAGAAAGTTGCCTTTGGCAAAGCATTTGTCTGTCCTCTTCATACATGCTCTTTATGCAAAAAGGGTGAAGTTAAAAATGTTCATCATTTGCAGTTAGCAATATGTAGACGCTGTCCTAAAGCTTACCACAGAAAATGTTTACCCAAGTgggtttttttgttttttcatttttccttttcattaattatttatggtTACAGGTATTCATGTCAACAGTATTACtatgtttatgttttatttgttgaaatGAAAACGTGCTATATGCTATTATTCCTTCTTGGTGCATGCTCATGCCTACATCTATATGTCTCattgtttctatttctttcttcagGGAAATTTCCTTCACACTTGATTATGATAAGGGCATTGAGCAGAGGGCTTGGGATGGTTTACTTGATCATCGAATTTTGATATATTGCATGTAAGTTGTAACTGTTTAAATGATTGGATATTAAAAACAGCGTTTTGATTATAGATGTATCCTTATTCTTTATGATAGGAACTTGGAATTAGAAGTAGAAATTAGGATAAACCAACCTCCTTTCTGGCCTAGCACAAGTAGCTCTCTGTTGAGATTGATTTCAGAAAGAAAAAGCaggaagataaaaaaataaccaGGGAAATTTAGATAAGGTTGCACAGACCTTTACATTTCATATTTCTCACCTGTCAGTTAGTCATATTATTCCCAATGTAGTAATCATATGAGGCCTAAAACTTGTTCTCATCCAATTCTTGCTTAGGAACCATGAGATGGATAGCAAACTTGGGACTCCTGCAAGAGACCATTTGGTATTTCCTGATATAAAAGTCAAAAGGAAGgtattaaattacaaattatttgaCAAAGGAAAGGATACTATAAATTTGGGTAAAAGTTTTGAAGATCTTCCTCCAAACTGGGTGGCAAAGCAGAGTGTTAGCTTTCGAGAAGGGGATGTTGCCAAAGATGTGGAAAAAATATGTTGCAAGAAAGATACACTTTTCTCTAGTGCATCAATCAAGTTTGATTGgtatagaaaatatttgaaGGTCAAAAATATGCCTGTGTCAAATCATTCCTCTCCAAGTCTTTCAAAAAAGATACCTTTAAAGGGTGCTAACTTGTCATGTAATTCAAGATTATGTGAAGCTAAATCTCTGCAGAAAAATTTGGTCTGTGGAAGAATTGAAAAAACTGGCTTTGAGAAGCCTCTGGTAAACAAAATCCGAACATCTCTTGACTTTGATAATGCTGAAATGGAAAACAGGTACTTTATGTGCATTGTtatatgtttgtgttttttcttggattaattgaagaagaaaggttgaTATTTAAGTTCAGGTGTTTACATTTATTCATCACTGTCTATGCAGTGTATTGTCTTTAGTGAAAGAATCCATGTCTACATTTAATGAGCAAGAATTCATTAAGAACCATCAAGCCTTCTCTTCAACATCAGGTTTAACTGAAACTGATTTTCATAAGAACCTTACTCAAGGGAAAGTAGAAGGGTCAATTAAGGTTTATCTTATTTTTCCCTCTTGAATGTAGCATTCAGTATTGATGTTAAATAGAATCTGAGCATATTAAGATAAAGTggcatattaattaattattagtgtTCTAGTTAAAGGATCTCTGGATTTCTTGCAGGCTGTTCAAACAGCTTTGCAGAGTTTAGAAGAAGGATGTAGTATTGAAGAAGCAAAAGCTATTTGTGACCCAGGGGTGCTCCATCAGCTTTTCATTTGGCAGGTTAAAATACCTTTTCAACATTGTTGTTCAAGATGTTATATCAAAACATTCATGTGTCTTAGCCCTTTCCCTAAAATTTCATCAATATTCGTGTCATTTTCtctgcacttgcaactgatgcaAACACTGTTTAGTGATAATGCAATACTGAGTTTGCTTATACTTGTATtggtttgtgttgtgttttataaaaacttcTGCTATCGTGGAAAAACATCTATATCTGAATGACTGTTATTTGAAGGAAACATGAAATATATTGAGTCAATTTTCTGAGTATTAATTCACTTGCAGAAGCAGATCAAGGTCTATCTTGCACCTTTTCTTCACGGCATGCGATATACTTCCTTTGGTCGCCATTTCACTAAAATAGACAAACTCAAGGAGGTAAATACATTATTAGATTCTTTTGAAGTATAAGTTGTCAAAAAGGAGAACATTTATGGCATCTGTTTGGTTCTTTTCCTTTAGTTATGAAGGAAATTGCTCATcaactattatattattgtattagTGTGTGTGCGCTTGTGCGTGTGCACATTTCATCCCATTTCTTGTCTTGTGTCTGAACTTTTTCTGTTGGTTTTCCACATTTACACTAACCGATAAGGGTTACAGATTAGCCAATACTACCATATAGTTATTGTATAATGTTGGAGTATATAGTATATAAGATCTTGTtggaataaacttaaatttatgaGTTATTGTGAGTGAAAGTATTTAATGTAGTAGGAGAGCAAGAGTCACTAAGTTAGCATGTTGTGTTTTTACATTTATGGTCATTATATTGCTGTGTTTTGTAATAATTGGAGACATTATGACATGGAGATGAAAGGCCAATTGTTTGTTCTTTAAATTGTAAGGTTTACCTGGAATGAAAACACACACAGGTATATTTAGAAAAGTAGAATTGAGTGTTATTTTCTTaacaaatctcaccttacaaatcAGTTTTGTGAAATTAAGTTTGACTTAAATTTCACTTTCTAAAGTATAAGAATGTTATTGCTCATCTTTTTGAAAACAACTATGAGAACTTCATTGTATCTAAATAACAAATCACTAAATTATATGCCTAAATTCTGAACTAGGCTGTTTTAGTGTCGGGGATAACTAATTGTAAGTAATGATTTTGTGAATTAAAATGCTACAAACAACTTAAATGTTGAACTTTCCTTTGTTTTACTTTTCAATGGTCTAATTAGTAAAGCTGATGTAAGAACACTCCCTAGTGCAGGTTGTTAATAGGCTTCATTGGTACGTTCAGAATGGAGACACGGTATGTGGTTAAGTAATTGTCCTTCatgcttttttatattttggttatACATACCTTGACTGGAACCTTGAatagaaaataagagaaaaaataaagattttattttttaatagtagAATGAAGAAAGGCAACTCTCCCTAGGATCTACCTTCAcaattaatttttcctttttcccttCCCTATTGGTACAAGATTGTCCTCTATGCTACACTGTACAATGTAAAAGCCATGTTTATTTTCCTCATTTTacagaaaatttaattttaactgaAGAGGATATGATCA harbors:
- the LOC108346783 gene encoding protein ENHANCED DOWNY MILDEW 2 is translated as MASSDEEGEIIPVVTSYWFENEKEDFVSLCSLTLLFSISETECDLGEKVFLRGTTDDSLQKIYKQITGWRFELTYEQPEISVLSKDRNWITLQRPRECFESTIRTILVTVYFLHFLRRNPEESQLSIWDKLKKAFSAFDIIPSVNDILNHVSLMREAVKRDKDLAKSKDEENVQSDELNLVGEQNIGYDTVCSICDNGGEILPCEGSCLRSFHATKEAGIDAFCESLGYTTAQVKAFPNFYCQNCKYKQHQCFACGKLGSSDVSSKAEVFPCVTANCGHYYHPDCVARLLSHGIDTEQEEMGKKVAFGKAFVCPLHTCSLCKKGEVKNVHHLQLAICRRCPKAYHRKCLPKEISFTLDYDKGIEQRAWDGLLDHRILIYCMNHEMDSKLGTPARDHLVFPDIKVKRKVLNYKLFDKGKDTINLGKSFEDLPPNWVAKQSVSFREGDVAKDVEKICCKKDTLFSSASIKFDWYRKYLKVKNMPVSNHSSPSLSKKIPLKGANLSCNSRLCEAKSLQKNLVCGRIEKTGFEKPLVNKIRTSLDFDNAEMENSVLSLVKESMSTFNEQEFIKNHQAFSSTSGLTETDFHKNLTQGKVEGSIKAVQTALQSLEEGCSIEEAKAICDPGVLHQLFIWQKQIKVYLAPFLHGMRYTSFGRHFTKIDKLKEVVNRLHWYVQNGDTVLDFCCGSNDFSCLMKSKLEQMGKSCSFKNYDLFQPKNDFNFEKRDWMSVNAEELPNGSKLIIGLNPPFGVKGCLANKFINKALTFNPKLLILIVPKVTKRLDKRKGGYDLIWESDEMFTGKSFYLPGSVDVRDKQLEDWNLKPPPLYLWSHPDWTSFHRKIAQEHGHMKEEYDMHVKNYLMEENHDCYQDYSGLHKHGDVLSIFDDIPCDDDDGADEEVATCNAQGQVKGTLFSDCGGEMELENRLPFDEAEEMCIDMELSTP